The Mixophyes fleayi isolate aMixFle1 chromosome 1, aMixFle1.hap1, whole genome shotgun sequence genome includes a region encoding these proteins:
- the LOC142149306 gene encoding uncharacterized protein LOC142149306: MKYRPMDEKCMRFRNDSQQQATEVVSEVARDVEGDQVDPGDNSWERALSDASQRLYCATDSQNDHLALIASTVQHTDQQITSLISTLSTFMSTHTSLMTSHNSLIATHNTQMSNLTQSMSHIETLLDELLHAHSQRTSATFPSPSSDFVFTSPHTQLAGGSPLPVGSVASPLPVGSVAPLLPVGSVASTLPVGSVASPLLDPALCRLMCLAFACGLAQSPVVVPSQTPVVVPSQTPVVVPSQSPVVVPSQTPVVVPSKSPVVVPSQSPVYEPSPRRTQTVSHAGLAASSEASTSRVTRSRSRSQPIQTPYKKPTKK; the protein is encoded by the exons ATGAAATATCGCCCCATGGACGAAAAGTGCATGAGGTTCAGAAACG ATTCCCAGCAGCAGGCCACTGAAGTAGTTtctgaagttgcccgtgatgtggagggggatCAGGTGGATCCAGGTGACAATTCATGGGAACGGGCACTCTCCGACGCATCACAAAGACTTTACTGCGCCACAGATTCACAGAATGATCACCTGGCACTtatagcgagcactgtccaacacacggatcagcaaattacaagtctcataagcacactctccactttcatgagcacacacacctctttaatgacctcACACAACTCTTTAATAGCCACACACAACACCCAAATGTCAAATTTAACTCAATCTATGTCACATATCGAAACACTCCTGGATgaactcttgcatgcccactcccaacgcacctccgccacattcccttcacccagctcagattttgtgttcaccagcccccatacccagttggctggtggctcccccctccctgttgggtctgttgcgtcccccctccctgttgggtctgttgcgcccctcctccctgttgggtctgttgcgtccaccctccctgttgggtctgttgcgtcccccctccttGACCCAGCCctctgtcgtcttatgtgtttagcttTTGCCTGTGGCTTagcccaatcccctgtcgtggtcccttcccaaacccctgtcgtggtcccttcccaaacccctgtcgtggtcccttcccaatcccctgtcgtggtcccttctcaaacccctgtcgtggtcccttccaaatcccctgtcgtggtcccttcccaatcccctgtctatgagccttcacctcgtcggacacaaaccGTTTCCCATGCAGGTTTGGCTGCTTCATCTGaggcctctacatcacgggtgacaagaagtaggagtcGGAGCCAGCCCATTCAGACTCCTTACAAAAAAccaaccaaaaaataa
- the EEF2 gene encoding elongation factor 2 — translation MVNFTVDQIRAIMDKKANIRNMSVIAHVDHGKSTLTDSLVCKAGIIANARAGETRFTDTRKDEQERCITIKSTAISLFYELSENDLAFIKQSKDGSGFLINLIDSPGHVDFSSEVTAALRVTDGALVVVDCVSGVCVQTETVLRQAIAERIRPVLMMNKMDRALLELQLVPEELLNTFQRIVENVNVIISTYGEGETGPMGNIMIDPVLGTVGFGSGLHGWAFTLKQFAEMYVAKFAAKGEGQLAPAERAKKVEDMMKKLWGDRYFDPSNGKFSKSATNAEGKKLPRTFCQLILDPIFKVFDAIMNFKKEETAKLVEKLDIKLDSEDKDKEGKQLLKAVMRRWLPAGDALLQMITIHLPSPVTAQKYRCELLYEGPPDDEAAMGVKNCDPKGPLMMYISKMVPTTDKGRFYAFGRVFSGVVSTGLKVRIMGPNFTPGKKEDLYLKPIQRTILMMGRYVEPIEDVPCGNIVGLVGVDQFLVKTGTISTFEHAHNMRVMKFSVSPVVRVAVEAKNPADLPKLVEGLKRLAKSDPMVQCIIEESGEHIIAGAGELHLEICLKDLEEDHACIPIKKSDPVVSYRETVSDESSQLCLSKSPNKHNRLYMKSCPFPDGLAEDIDKGDVSSRQELKARARYLTEKYEWDVTEARKIWCFGPDGTGPNILTDVTKGVQYLNEIKDSVVAGFQWATKEGALCEENMRAVRFNVHDVTLHADAIHRGGGQIIPTARRCLYACVLTAQPRLMEPIYLVEIQCPEQVVGGIYGVLNRKRGHVFEESHVAGTPMFVVKAYLPVNESFGFTADLRSNTGGQAFPQCVFDHWQILPGDPFDTTSRPCQVVAETRKRKGLKEGIPALDNFLDKL, via the exons ATG GTGAACTTCACGGTAGACCAGATACGTGCCATCATGGACAAAAAGGCGAACATCCGTAACATGTCGGTCATAGCCCACGTGGATCATGGCAAATCCACTTTGACAGATTCGCTGGTGTGCAAGGCTGGAATTATTGCCAATGCCCGGGCTGGTGAGACACGGTTTACTGACACTCGGAAGGATGAGCAGGAGCGCTGCATCACCATCAAATCTAC TGCCATCTCCTTGTTTTATGAACTTTCTGAGAATGATTTGGCTTTCATCAAGCAAAGCAAGGATGGCTCTGGTTTCCTCATCAATCTGATTGACTCACCTGGCCATGTTGACTTCTCCTCTGAGGTTACAGCTGCTCTTCGTGTCACTGATGGAGCCCTGGTTGTTGTGGACTGTGTGTCTG GGGTGTGCGTACAAACGGAGACTGTGCTTCGTCAGGCTATTGCTGAGCGTATTCGCCCTGTCTTGATGATGAACAAGATGGACCGTGCACTCTTGGAGCTGCAGTTAGTACCAGAAGAGTTGTTAAACACCTTCCAGCGTATTGTGGAGAATGTAAATGTGATCATCTCCACATATGGTGAAGGGGAGACTGGCCCCATGGGAAACATCATG ATTGACCCAGTTCTTGGAACTGTTGGCTTTGGTTCTGGACTGCATGGCTGGGCATTCACCCTAAAACAGTTTGCAGAGATGTATGTGGCAAAGTTTGCTGCAAAGGGAGAAGGTCAGTTGgcaccagcagagcgggcaaagaAGGTGGAAGACATGATGAAAAAGCTGTGGGGTGACAG GTATTTCGACCCATCTAATGGGAAGTTCAGTAAGTCTGCAACAAATGCTGAAGGCAAGAAACTACCAAGAACCTTCTGTCAACTGATTCTAGACCCCATATTCAAA gTTTTTGATGCCATCATGAACTTCAAGAAGGAAGAGACTGCTAAATTGGTTGAAAAACTGGACATCAAGCTGGACAGTGAGGACAAAGATAAAGAGGGCAAACAATTGTTAAAG GCTGTCATGAGACGCTGGCTGCCAGCTGGAGATGCACTTTTGCAAATGATAACCATACACTTGCCTTCACCTGTGACTGCTCAGAAGTACCGCTGTGAGCTGTTGTATGAAGGACCTCCTGACGATGAAGCTGCCATGG GTGTTAAGAACTGTGATCCCAAGGGACCCCTGATGATGTACATCTCTAAAATGGTGCCCACAACTGATAAGGGTAGATTCTATGCCTTTGGGCGTGTGTTCTCCGGTGTTGTGTCTACTGGCCTTAAAGTTAGAATTATGGGACCAAACTTTACACCAGGAAAGAAGGAGGACCTTTATCTGAAACCCATTCAAAG GACTATTCTGATGATGGGACGTTATGTGGAGCCCATTGAGGATGTACCCTGTGGCAACATTGTTGGTCTTGTAGGAGTGGACCAGTTTTTGGTGAAGACTGGAACAATCTCTACTTTTGAACATGCACACAACATGCGTGTTATGAAGTTTAGTGTGAGCCCTGTTGTCCGTGTTGCTGTAGAAGCAAAGAACCCTGCAGACCTGCCTAAATTGGTGGAAGGTCTGAAGCGTCTGGCTAAATCCGACCCCATGGTGCAG TGCATCATTGAGGAGTCTGGAGAACACATAATTGCTGGAGCAGGAGAATTACACTTGGAAATTTGTCTGAAAGATCTTGAGGAGGATCATGCCTGCATTCCAATAAAG AAATCTGATCCCGTCGTGTCTTACCGTGAGACGGTGAGTGATGAATCCAGCCAACTGTGTTTGTCAAAGTCTCCCAACAAGCACAACCGTTTGTACATGAAGTCTTGCCCCTTTCCTGATGGCCTAGCTGAGGATATTGATAAAGGAGATGTGTCATCACGTCAGGAGCTCAAAGCTCGTGCTCGTTACCTGACTGAAAAATATGAATGGGATGTTACAGAAGCCAGAAAGATCTGGTGCTTTGGCCCTGATGGAACTGGACCAAACATTCTCACTGATGTCACCAAGGGAGTCCAGTACTTGAATGAAATAAAGGACAGTGTAGTGGCAGGTTTCCAGTGGGCCACCAAGGAG gGTGCCCTGTGTGAAGAGAACATGAGGGCAGTTCGTTTTAATGTCCATGATGTGACCCTTCATGCTGATGCCATTCACAGAGGAGGTGGACAAATCATCCCCACTGCCCGTCGCTGTCTTTATGCTTGTGTACTAACTGCTCAACCCCGCTTGATGGAACCCATCTATCTTGTAGAGATCCAG TGCCCTGAGCAAGTTGTTGGCGGAATCTATGGAGTTCTGAACAGAAAACGTGGACATGTATTTGAGGAGTCACACGTTGCTGGCACACCAATGTTTGTTGTTAAAGCTTACTTGCCTGTCAACGAATCATTTG GTTTCACTGCTGACTTGCGATCCAACACTGGTGGACAAGCTTTCCCTCAGTGTGTGTTTGACCACTGGCAGATTCTTCCTGGAGATCCTTTTGACACCACCTCAAGGCCCTGCCAGGTTGTAGCAGAGACCCGTAAAAGAAAGGGTCTTAAAGAGGGTATTCCAGCCTTGGACAACTTCCTGGACAAGCTGTGA